The Roseofilum capinflatum BLCC-M114 genome contains a region encoding:
- a CDS encoding NYN domain-containing protein, with translation MGYKNKNRVSIFVDGNNMFYAQQKNGWFFDPKRVLEYFAGKEEMDLANAFWYTGIKDPQDQRGFRDALISLGYTVRTKILKEYYDDHSGRYSQKANLDIEIVIDMFNTVEQYDRVILFSGDGDFERAIELLRSKSTHITVVSTEGMIARELRNATDRYIDLNDIRPLIEKTDL, from the coding sequence ATGGGATATAAAAATAAAAATCGTGTATCAATCTTTGTCGATGGAAACAATATGTTCTATGCCCAACAAAAAAATGGCTGGTTTTTCGATCCTAAACGGGTTTTAGAATACTTTGCTGGCAAGGAAGAAATGGATCTAGCCAATGCCTTTTGGTATACGGGAATTAAAGATCCCCAAGATCAAAGAGGATTTCGAGATGCTCTGATTAGTTTGGGTTATACGGTACGCACAAAAATTCTGAAGGAATATTATGATGACCATTCGGGGCGCTATTCCCAGAAAGCGAATTTAGATATAGAAATTGTTATTGATATGTTTAATACGGTAGAGCAATATGACCGGGTGATCTTATTTAGTGGGGATGGGGACTTTGAACGGGCGATCGAGTTGTTGCGCTCTAAAAGTACCCATATTACCGTCGTTTCCACGGAGGGAATGATTGCTAGGGAACTGAGAAATGCAACAGACCGTTATATCGATCTCAATGATATCCGACCGTTAATTGAGAAAACCGATCTATAG